From Echinicola soli, a single genomic window includes:
- a CDS encoding glycoside hydrolase family 2 TIM barrel-domain containing protein, whose amino-acid sequence MRNVFYIAFVIFINGHSLFAQTVTGEPAAVPRPPEKFQLEPWEDPLITSLNREPARTTAYSFESVQGALEGDRDNSRMMMLNGEWDFHFSKNMKEAPKDFFQSRVSGWDKIEVPSNWELKGYDKPIYKSAVYPFRPINPPHVPEDYNGVGSYQRTFEVPENWEEMNITLHFGAVSSAFRVWLNGEFVGYGEDSFLPSEFNISPYLEAGKNVLSVQVIRWSDGSYLEDQDHWRLSGIQREVFLMAEPKLRIYDFHWQAKLDKTYKNATFSLRPEISNLTGERVPGSKLKAQLYDASGKAVFSAPLEKEIEGILNESYPRLDNVKFGLLEAKVKNPRLWSDEHPYLYTLVLQVEDKSGTVLEAKSCKVGFRSIEFDKENSKLLINGKITYLYGVNRHDHHPVRGKALTREDIEEDVKTIKQFNFNTIRTSHYPNDPYFYELCDEYGILVMDEANHETHGIGGKLSNDIQWTHAYMERVTRMVERDKNHPSVIFWSLGNEAGRGPNHAAMAEWVHDFDITRPVHYEPAQGNHRAAGYIPPNHPDYPKDHSHRIQVPTDQPYVDMVSRFYPGIFTPGLLVNQQADKRPIVFIEYSHSMGNSTGNMKELWDEFRSLPQVIGGCIWDFKDQGLLKTTEDGEEYYAYGGDFGEERHDGNFCINGIVASDGRPKAAIYECKWVYQPAEMTWVDSSAMTVKIHNRHADKSLGDYQLTLTLLEDGHEIKSSNLPRLHLDASRDTVLALGNYLNGLEPDKEYLVNLTFSLSENKLWANQGHVIAQQQLQLQKRPEPEVEIGQGLLTWEEQPEAFVVNGEGFKASFGKDDGALNSFQVLGKEQVFSPMVLSFTRPLTDNDRKGWKPQEKLKVWYETRPELVSVTPSQSTDDNVQVASSYSLLGGKVKVDVIYTVMPGGIIKVDYTLIPLYDLPNIPKVGMSMGIRSEYDQITWYGKGPLENYIDRNHGFMAGIYSQPIDQFMEPYVMPQENGNRTDVRWMEFTDEAGKSGLKITADSLLSMSAWPYTEENINEAKHTYELEDAGFITVNIDLVQMGVGGNDSWSDVAQPLEQYQVPAKPYRYSYYISTK is encoded by the coding sequence ATGCGTAACGTTTTTTACATCGCCTTTGTCATCTTCATAAACGGACATTCGCTTTTCGCCCAGACGGTGACGGGCGAGCCTGCGGCTGTTCCCCGACCACCTGAAAAATTCCAGCTGGAGCCTTGGGAGGACCCGCTGATCACCAGCCTTAACCGGGAGCCGGCAAGGACTACCGCTTATTCCTTTGAAAGTGTCCAGGGAGCTTTAGAAGGCGATCGGGACAATAGCCGTATGATGATGCTGAACGGAGAGTGGGATTTTCATTTTTCCAAAAATATGAAAGAAGCTCCAAAAGACTTTTTCCAATCCAGGGTATCGGGCTGGGACAAAATCGAGGTGCCTTCCAATTGGGAACTAAAAGGTTATGACAAGCCCATTTACAAAAGCGCAGTGTACCCCTTTCGCCCCATTAACCCACCCCATGTTCCTGAAGACTATAACGGTGTAGGTTCCTACCAACGGACTTTTGAAGTGCCGGAGAATTGGGAAGAGATGAATATCACGCTGCACTTTGGGGCGGTAAGCTCCGCTTTTCGCGTATGGCTGAACGGTGAATTTGTGGGCTATGGCGAAGACAGTTTTTTGCCCTCTGAATTTAACATCAGCCCCTATTTAGAGGCCGGGAAAAATGTACTTTCTGTACAGGTCATCCGTTGGAGTGATGGCTCCTATCTGGAAGATCAGGACCATTGGCGGCTTAGTGGTATCCAGCGCGAGGTCTTTCTGATGGCCGAACCCAAGCTGAGGATTTATGATTTCCACTGGCAAGCGAAGCTGGATAAAACATATAAAAATGCCACTTTTAGTCTGAGACCTGAAATCAGTAACCTTACAGGGGAGCGGGTGCCAGGGAGCAAGCTAAAAGCCCAGCTTTACGATGCCTCTGGTAAAGCCGTTTTCAGTGCCCCGTTGGAAAAAGAAATTGAAGGCATCTTGAATGAGAGCTATCCGAGACTGGATAATGTGAAGTTCGGATTGCTGGAAGCCAAGGTCAAAAATCCCCGTTTATGGAGTGATGAGCATCCTTACCTGTACACTTTGGTGCTGCAAGTGGAGGACAAATCAGGAACGGTCCTGGAAGCGAAAAGCTGTAAGGTGGGCTTTAGGTCGATTGAATTTGATAAAGAGAACAGCAAGCTGCTCATCAATGGCAAAATAACCTATCTCTATGGCGTAAACCGTCATGATCACCACCCCGTCCGGGGAAAAGCCCTGACACGGGAGGACATCGAGGAAGATGTGAAAACGATCAAGCAATTTAATTTCAATACCATCCGCACCAGTCACTACCCCAATGATCCGTATTTCTACGAACTCTGTGATGAATACGGCATTTTGGTGATGGATGAAGCCAATCACGAGACCCATGGAATCGGTGGAAAGCTGAGCAATGACATTCAGTGGACACATGCCTATATGGAGCGTGTTACCCGGATGGTAGAGCGGGACAAAAACCATCCTTCAGTGATTTTTTGGAGTTTGGGCAATGAAGCAGGACGGGGTCCCAATCATGCGGCGATGGCCGAATGGGTACATGATTTTGACATCACCAGGCCGGTGCATTATGAGCCGGCGCAAGGGAATCACCGGGCAGCAGGATACATTCCTCCAAACCATCCCGATTACCCTAAAGACCATTCCCATCGCATACAGGTGCCGACTGACCAGCCGTATGTGGACATGGTCAGCCGATTTTATCCGGGAATTTTCACCCCGGGGTTGCTGGTTAACCAACAGGCCGATAAACGCCCGATCGTATTTATCGAGTATTCCCACTCCATGGGCAACAGCACCGGAAATATGAAAGAGTTATGGGATGAGTTTCGTTCCCTGCCACAAGTAATCGGAGGCTGTATCTGGGATTTTAAAGATCAGGGCCTGCTCAAAACGACCGAAGATGGTGAGGAATATTATGCTTATGGAGGCGACTTCGGGGAAGAACGCCATGATGGTAATTTTTGTATCAATGGCATTGTAGCTTCCGATGGGCGGCCCAAGGCAGCAATTTATGAATGCAAATGGGTGTATCAACCTGCTGAGATGACATGGGTGGATTCATCGGCGATGACCGTGAAAATCCACAATCGTCATGCTGATAAATCCCTGGGCGATTATCAGCTGACCTTGACTTTACTGGAAGATGGCCATGAAATCAAAAGCAGCAATTTGCCCAGGCTTCATTTAGATGCCAGTCGGGATACGGTCTTAGCACTTGGAAACTACCTTAATGGCTTGGAACCAGATAAAGAATACCTGGTCAACCTGACATTTAGTTTGTCTGAAAATAAACTTTGGGCCAATCAAGGACATGTCATTGCCCAACAGCAACTCCAGCTTCAAAAGCGGCCTGAACCAGAAGTTGAAATTGGCCAGGGGCTGCTGACATGGGAGGAACAACCCGAGGCATTTGTGGTAAACGGAGAAGGCTTCAAGGCTAGTTTTGGAAAGGACGATGGTGCCTTGAACAGCTTTCAGGTACTGGGTAAAGAGCAGGTATTCAGTCCGATGGTGTTATCCTTTACCCGTCCGCTCACTGACAATGACCGTAAAGGGTGGAAGCCGCAGGAGAAATTGAAGGTTTGGTATGAAACCAGACCGGAGCTGGTCAGCGTAACCCCGTCGCAAAGTACGGATGATAATGTTCAGGTAGCGAGCAGCTACTCACTGCTCGGTGGGAAAGTCAAAGTGGATGTAATTTATACAGTCATGCCAGGTGGGATCATCAAGGTGGATTATACCCTGATTCCGCTGTATGATTTGCCCAATATCCCCAAAGTAGGGATGAGCATGGGAATCAGGAGCGAATACGATCAGATTACCTGGTACGGAAAGGGCCCTTTGGAAAATTATATTGACCGGAACCATGGTTTTATGGCGGGGATATACAGCCAGCCCATCGACCAATTTATGGAGCCATATGTAATGCCCCAGGAAAACGGCAACCGGACGGATGTCCGCTGGATGGAGTTTACCGATGAAGCGGGTAAAAGTGGTTTGAAAATTACCGCTGACAGTTTATTGAGCATGAGTGCCTGGCCTTACACCGAAGAGAATATCAATGAAGCAAAACACACATACGAACTTGAGGATGCGGGATTTATTACTGTAAATATCGATCTGGTCCAGATGGGAGTGGGCGGAAATGACAGTTGGTCAGATGTGGCCCAGCCACTGGAGCAATACCAGGTTCCGGCAAAGCCTTATCGGTACAGCTATTATATCAGTACCAAGTAA
- a CDS encoding transporter substrate-binding domain-containing protein, which translates to MKRDSVIQVGFTGSQPFVIPNTEADGISVDLWRDIAFQGGLNYELTHFKNVTSGLDAVKNQTIDVLVGPITINSDRAANVTFSQPFFETEMAILAPKIEQGFWDYVKPIFSTTFLFGVLGLIFALSIVGVLLWVVERNTLSPEGKHSTIRGIGNGIWLAIVTMTTVGYGDLAPKTLSGRVIVGVWMIISLITATSFVAGIATTISQIKGEDETITSLLHLEGRKVVVPDNEKIIDNITTVGGRPEPVADINEGFEMLSSGEVDALVYDVIALEYTYRGHDEDRFVLSKKNILPQNYGFAFYEASSLKRLVDIEILKQKESGEIQKVINRWVSSGE; encoded by the coding sequence ATGAAGAGGGATTCTGTCATCCAAGTGGGGTTTACGGGCTCCCAGCCCTTTGTCATTCCGAATACTGAGGCAGATGGTATTTCGGTGGATTTATGGAGGGATATAGCATTTCAGGGGGGATTGAATTATGAATTGACGCACTTTAAAAATGTAACTTCTGGCCTTGATGCAGTCAAGAATCAAACGATCGATGTCTTGGTAGGTCCAATAACCATAAACTCTGACCGTGCCGCAAACGTGACATTTTCACAACCGTTTTTTGAAACAGAAATGGCCATTTTGGCTCCAAAGATCGAACAGGGGTTTTGGGATTATGTCAAGCCGATCTTCAGTACCACTTTTCTGTTTGGTGTGCTGGGACTGATTTTTGCCCTTTCCATTGTAGGGGTGTTGTTGTGGGTGGTGGAGCGAAATACCCTTTCTCCAGAAGGGAAACACAGCACTATTCGCGGAATTGGTAACGGCATCTGGCTGGCGATCGTGACCATGACCACAGTGGGGTATGGTGACCTGGCGCCCAAGACACTTTCCGGTAGGGTCATTGTCGGTGTATGGATGATTATTTCCTTGATCACCGCAACCTCTTTTGTCGCAGGTATCGCTACTACCATTTCCCAAATAAAAGGCGAGGACGAGACCATTACTTCTTTGCTTCATTTAGAAGGAAGAAAAGTGGTTGTTCCCGATAATGAAAAGATCATTGATAACATCACCACCGTGGGGGGAAGGCCGGAGCCGGTAGCTGACATTAATGAGGGTTTTGAAATGCTGTCCAGTGGTGAGGTGGATGCGTTGGTGTATGACGTGATTGCGCTGGAATACACCTACAGGGGGCATGATGAAGACCGATTCGTGTTGAGCAAAAAGAATATCCTGCCGCAGAATTATGGTTTTGCCTTTTATGAAGCATCGAGTCTAAAACGGTTGGTCGATATTGAAATCCTGAAGCAAAAAGAGTCCGGTGAAATCCAAAAGGTGATCAATAGGTGGGTGAGTAGTGGAGAATAG
- a CDS encoding glycoside hydrolase family protein: MMKQPITYLCALALLMGLGFSCSSNQEKTTVSGTGPALHVITDSVMQQVYEEIKTPHKYGLVKIPPSNDLKMDCPSIFREGDKWYMTYLIYGGRGYETWLAESDDLLHWEDKGKIMSFSDTTDWDMNQKAGYIALQDMEWGGSYQWDTYEDKHWMSYFGGNTRGYEAGVLSIGMAFTGQAPTTAHEWQRLEKPVLTPHDEDARWWDNSTMYKNSIIRDEHEFTGHPFIMYYNARGDSINPGRGAERIAMAVSDDMVNWERYGDAPLINHHKGISGDAYIQQMGDLYVMFYFGAFWPDRENTTAFNRFAVSSNLVDWVDWEGEDLISPSEPYDDLFAHKSFVVKHNGVVYHYYCAVNKDEQRGIAVATSKDLGTSELDFLPLEK, encoded by the coding sequence ATGATGAAACAACCGATAACCTACCTGTGTGCTTTGGCCCTTTTGATGGGGCTGGGCTTTAGCTGCTCCTCAAATCAAGAGAAAACCACTGTTTCTGGGACAGGGCCAGCACTACATGTAATCACCGACTCGGTGATGCAGCAAGTGTATGAAGAGATCAAGACACCCCATAAATACGGGCTGGTAAAAATCCCGCCGAGCAATGACCTGAAAATGGATTGTCCCAGCATTTTCCGGGAAGGGGATAAATGGTACATGACCTACTTGATCTATGGAGGCAGGGGCTATGAAACCTGGTTGGCAGAAAGTGATGACCTGCTGCATTGGGAAGACAAGGGTAAGATCATGTCTTTTTCGGATACTACTGATTGGGATATGAACCAAAAAGCCGGCTATATCGCCCTACAGGATATGGAATGGGGAGGAAGTTATCAATGGGACACTTATGAGGACAAGCACTGGATGAGTTATTTCGGAGGAAATACACGTGGCTATGAAGCCGGTGTACTTTCCATAGGAATGGCCTTTACCGGTCAAGCCCCAACTACAGCCCATGAATGGCAGCGGTTGGAAAAACCTGTGCTGACGCCCCATGACGAAGATGCTCGCTGGTGGGACAACAGTACCATGTACAAAAACTCCATCATCCGTGATGAGCATGAGTTTACCGGACATCCCTTTATCATGTATTATAACGCCCGCGGAGATAGCATCAATCCTGGCCGGGGGGCAGAAAGAATTGCCATGGCTGTGTCAGACGACATGGTCAATTGGGAGCGTTACGGTGATGCTCCCCTGATCAACCATCACAAGGGCATTTCCGGTGATGCCTATATCCAACAGATGGGAGATCTATACGTAATGTTTTACTTTGGTGCTTTTTGGCCGGACAGGGAAAATACTACGGCATTTAACCGTTTTGCCGTTTCCAGTAATTTAGTGGATTGGGTAGACTGGGAAGGTGAAGATTTGATCAGCCCTTCAGAGCCTTATGACGACCTCTTTGCCCATAAATCTTTCGTGGTCAAGCACAATGGGGTGGTTTACCATTATTACTGTGCAGTCAACAAAGATGAGCAACGCGGCATTGCCGTGGCCACTTCCAAAGATCTTGGAACGAGTGAACTGGATTTTCTTCCTTTAGAGAAGTAA